In one window of Chelmon rostratus isolate fCheRos1 chromosome 19, fCheRos1.pri, whole genome shotgun sequence DNA:
- the LOC121623464 gene encoding leukemia inhibitory factor receptor — protein sequence MAHFGFQFDFSDPRRSSCVSHSHVFILGLILAYDTSFYVQAFPVKCESTDISLKYQHCGIHPDGVHDLDCFGKYNSFKNTCVWKPGNHASEKTYTLIIQQQIIYLPWSKNYCQAYMNITDVSARITIYTKFNMTAEVLESVGSTNCTKAVFRGSPKSLLRCGPPEKVSFSRHSGQLHVNVSWPTEEKKLIEYYSVRYKPAGSILWSESPVQSLNRETCVVDNLNSSLLYTVQIQCVNSNKCTQCVWSKAYAVPAELTSQPVIVSLHDADIAERKGRRQLALTWKFPAEELHDGYYVSIGKASGEEPCDRISTSQPEIRLILSYSPYHLNISAVNNASTSPAVSLTIPQREDEPGAGAGKLNVTVHSNTSFTIYWEDNLIKTYVCYSVEWMKKGHKAEYMPFYQNTKNYRTLSPLPEPLEPYKRYSIILHTRPDKDTCNMKRVNNSESTYGGTQFYFTEGAPVSAPTNINSYNVTQDSAALQWAAIPEDDIRGFLLGYIIHYAEYDHREPSTESNITVDPELNSYELTDLKSGTAYKVQISGFTQAGAGVRSTASLFKTNHQGYSNLSGVITVFAVLMAVLIFGSPLIKRAKVILWPSIPNPGNSNTIQKIEGTCELELLESINTLKVEERDTNSLHIVEEEDVIPASMSPSMPLLLHASEDKEDSPETTCPWVQTDNEGTDGDIPPDVTAETFSDIRQTDLHTSPFAFQSGYTTMEMFQQAMPQGVPANMSVARESEPEEAD from the exons ATGGCACACTTTGGATTCCAGTTCGACTTTTCAGACCCAAGACGCTCTTCCTGTGTGAGCCATTCACACGTTTTCATCCTGG GTCTGATCCTTGCTTATGACACTTCGTTCTACGTTCAGGCATTTCCAG TGAAATGCGAGTCAACGGACATTTCTCTCAAATATCAGCACTGTGGGATTCACCCAG aTGGAGTCCATGATTTAGATTGTTTTGGTAAatataattcatttaaaaataccTGCGTGTGGAAACCTGGAAACCACGCATCAGAAAAGACATACACACTCATCATACAGCAACA AATCATTTATCTTCCTTGGAGCAAGAACTATTGCCAAGCCTACATGAACATCACTGACGTCTCTGCAAGAATCACAATATATACAAAATTTAACATGACTGCGGAGGTTTTGGAAAGCGTCGGGTCAACAAATTGCACAAAAGCAGTTTTCAGAGGATCACCGAAGAGCTTGT TGCGATGTGGTCCTCCAGAAAAAGTGTCCTTCAGCCGCCACTCTGGACAACTGCATGTGAATGTGAGCTGGCCAACTGAAGAGAAAAAGCTCATCGAGTATTACTCTGTGAGATATAAACCAGCGGGCAGCATCTTGTGGAGCGAG TCACCTGTGCAATCCCTGAATAGAGAGACCTGTGTGGTGGACAATCTGAACTCCTCActactgtacactgtacagaTACAGTGCGTCAACAGTAATAaatgcacacagtgtgtgtggagtaaGGCCTACGCTGTCCCAGCAG AGCTGACATCGCAGCCTGTCATTGTCAGCCTTCATGACGCCGACATTGCTGAGAGAAAAGGCCGCCGGCAGCTAGCTTTAACCTggaag TTTCCTGCCGAAGAGCTGCACGACGGCTACTACGTGAGCATTGGCAAAGCATCAGGAGAGGAGCCATGTGATCGCATTAGCACCTCTCAGCCTGAGATCAGACTGATTCTCTCCTATTCACCTTATCATCTCAACATCAGCGCTGTCAACAACGCCAGCACCTCCCCAGCAGTGAGCCTGACAATACCACAGCGAGAAGACGAGCCCG GTGCGGGAGCCGGGAAGCTGAACGTGACAGTTCACAGCAACACGTCTTTTACCATCTACTGGGAAGACAATCTCATCAAAACGTATGTCTGCTATTCTGTAGAGTGGATGAAGAAAGGACATAAAGCAGAATATATGCCCTTTTATCAGAATACAAAAAACTACAGGACCTTATCTCCTCTACCAG AGCCTTTGGAGCCGTATAAGAGATACAGCATCATCCTGCACACGCGACCAGACAAGGACACCTGCAACATGAAGCGTGTGAACAACAGTGAGAGCACCTATGGGGGCACACAGTTCTACTTCACTGAAGGAG CTCCCGTCAGCGCTCCCACAAACATCAACAGCTACAACGTGACGCAGGATTCAGCGGCGCTGCAGTGGGCGGCCATCCCGGAGGACGACATCAGAGGTTTCCTACTGGGTTACATAATCCACTATGCTGAGTATGACCACAGGGAGCCAAGCACGGAATCAA ATATTACAGTGGATCCTGAGTTAAACAGCTACGAACTGACGGATCTCAAAAGTGGCACGGCATACAAAGTCCAGATATCAGGTTTCACCCAGGCAGGAGCAGGAGTACGAAGCACAGCCAGCCTCTTTAAAACAAACCATCAAG GATATTCTAACCTCAGTGGTGTCATCACGGTCTTCGCGGTTCTGATGGCTGTGCTGATATTTGGATCTCCATTAATAAAAAG AGCAAAAGTCATCCTGTGGCCAAGCATACCGAACCCtggaaacagcaacacaatacAGAAAATAGAAGGGACCTGTGAACTG GAACTGCTGGAGTCCATCAACACTCTGAAGGTGGAGGAACGGGATACAAATAGTCTGCACATAGTTGAGGAAGAAGATGTGATCCCTGCTAGCATGTCACCGTCAATGCCACTGCTTCTACATGCATCTGAGGATAAGGAAGACTCCCCAGAAACGACTTGTCCCTGGGTCCAAACAGACAATGAGGGCACAGATGGAGACATCCCACCCGACGTTACTGCAGAGACATTCTCAGACATTCGGCAGACTGACCTCCACACTTCTCCTTTCGCATTTCAAAGTGGATACACAACAATGGAAATGTTTCAGCAGGCGATGCCTCAGGGCGTGCCAGCGAACATGTCAGTTGCTCGGGAGAGCGAACCCGAGGAGGCCGACTGA
- the srek1 gene encoding splicing regulatory glutamine/lysine-rich protein 1 isoform X1 yields the protein MSGIPGTAVVQVTNLSSAVSSEQMRTLFGFLGDIEELRLYPPDNAPLSFSSKVCYIKYRDPSSVGVAQHLTNTVFVDRALIVVPCAEGKIPEEAKALSLLAPATPVPSLIPGGGLLPIPTPAPLQNLNLPIVNRLSAGLDPTASVHSQPPLMGNVDPSKIDEIRRTVYVGNLNSQTTTADQLLEFFKQVGDVKFVRMAGDETQPTRFAFVEFVEQESVARALTFNGVMFGDRPLKVNHSNNAIVKPPELTPQAAAKELESVMKRVREAQSTIAAAIEPVDTKKRSSSRSRRARRSRSRSRSRSHSRTRRKRSRSKHRPPQRLWPRGDSHSSRGSHKRRSRSRDRRHSRSRSRGYKRRSKDRSRSPRRKARSPSFKRGKKDKRRERSRDRKDCSVSRKRSRKDEDRIKSKARPMKVERDCGREEKDDFDSDREDSVTLSEHVMSSPCAQHNGSYKTHNAEDASVGADGTK from the exons ATGAGCGGGATACCGGGGACAGCTGTCGTCCAGGTCACCAACCTGTCCTCGGCCGTGAGCAGCGAGCAGATGCGCACTCTGTTCGGTTTCCTGGGAGACATCGAAGAGCTGCGGCTCTACCCGCCCGA CAATGCCCCTCTGTCGTTCTCGTCTAAAGTGTGTTATATAAAGTACCGAGACCCCTCCAGTGTTGGTGTGGCGCAACATCTCACCAATacagtttttgttgacagaGCTTTGATAGTAGTGCCATGTGCGGAAG GGAAAATCCCCGAGGAGGCCAAGGCCTTGTCACTTTTGGCACCTGCCACCCCAGTACCCAGTCTGATTCCTGGCGGGGGACTGCTCCCAATTCCTACTCCAGCTCCACTTCAGAAC CTGAACCTTCCCATAGTGAATCGGTTGTCAGCTGGTCTGGACCCCACGGCATCAGTGCACTCCCAGCCCCCCCTCATGGGAAATGTGGATCCCTCAAAAATTGATGAGATCAGGAGGACCGTCTATGTTGGCAACTTGAACTCACAG ACCACCACTGCAGACCAGCTGCTGGAGTTTTTCAAGCAGGTGGGAGATGTAAAGTTTGTGCGAATGGCTGGAGATGAGACGCAGCCGACACGTTTCGCCTTCGTAGAGTTTGTGGAGCAGGAGTCCGTCGCCAGAGCTCTGACTTTCAATGGAGTCATGTTCGGAGACAGACCCCTGAA ggTTAATCATTCCAACAACGCCATAGTAAAACCTCCAGAGCTGACGCCACAGGCTGCTGCTAAGGAGCTAGAAAGTGTGATGAAGAGGGTGAGGGAAGCCCAGTCCACCATTGCTGCTGCTATAGAGCCAG tGGACACGAAGAAACGTTCCTCCAGCCGGTCTCGAAGGGCACGCCGGTCACGCTCCCGGTCACGCTCCCGTTCACACTCGAGGACGCGCAGGAAAAGGTCCAGATCGAAACACAG ACCGCCGCAGAGGTTGTGGCCGAGGGGTGACTCCCACAGTTCCCGAGGCAGCCACAAGAGGCGCTCACGCTCcagagacaggagacacagTCGAAGTCGCTCGAG GGGCTACAAGAGGAGGAGTAAGGATCGATCCCGGAGCCCTCGGAGGAAAGCCAGATCACCCTCATTTAAAAG AGGtaagaaagacaagaggagggaGCGCAGcagggacagaaaggactgcTCAGTATCCAGGAAGAGGAGCCGCAAGGACGAGGACAGGATAAAGAGCAAGGCCAGGCCGATGAAG GTGGAAAGGGACTgtggcagagaggaaaaggacGACTTCGACAGTGACAGGGAAGACTCGGTCACGCTCAGCGAGCACGTGATGTCATCACCCTGCGCCCAGCACAACGGCAGCTACAAGACTCACAATGCGGAGGATGCATCTGTGGGTGCGGACGGCACCAAGTGA
- the srek1 gene encoding splicing regulatory glutamine/lysine-rich protein 1 isoform X2 — translation MVHDQYVSSTGKIPEEAKALSLLAPATPVPSLIPGGGLLPIPTPAPLQNLNLPIVNRLSAGLDPTASVHSQPPLMGNVDPSKIDEIRRTVYVGNLNSQTTTADQLLEFFKQVGDVKFVRMAGDETQPTRFAFVEFVEQESVARALTFNGVMFGDRPLKVNHSNNAIVKPPELTPQAAAKELESVMKRVREAQSTIAAAIEPVDTKKRSSSRSRRARRSRSRSRSRSHSRTRRKRSRSKHRPPQRLWPRGDSHSSRGSHKRRSRSRDRRHSRSRSRGYKRRSKDRSRSPRRKARSPSFKRGKKDKRRERSRDRKDCSVSRKRSRKDEDRIKSKARPMKVERDCGREEKDDFDSDREDSVTLSEHVMSSPCAQHNGSYKTHNAEDASVGADGTK, via the exons ATGGTTCATGACCAATATGTTTCCAGTACAG GGAAAATCCCCGAGGAGGCCAAGGCCTTGTCACTTTTGGCACCTGCCACCCCAGTACCCAGTCTGATTCCTGGCGGGGGACTGCTCCCAATTCCTACTCCAGCTCCACTTCAGAAC CTGAACCTTCCCATAGTGAATCGGTTGTCAGCTGGTCTGGACCCCACGGCATCAGTGCACTCCCAGCCCCCCCTCATGGGAAATGTGGATCCCTCAAAAATTGATGAGATCAGGAGGACCGTCTATGTTGGCAACTTGAACTCACAG ACCACCACTGCAGACCAGCTGCTGGAGTTTTTCAAGCAGGTGGGAGATGTAAAGTTTGTGCGAATGGCTGGAGATGAGACGCAGCCGACACGTTTCGCCTTCGTAGAGTTTGTGGAGCAGGAGTCCGTCGCCAGAGCTCTGACTTTCAATGGAGTCATGTTCGGAGACAGACCCCTGAA ggTTAATCATTCCAACAACGCCATAGTAAAACCTCCAGAGCTGACGCCACAGGCTGCTGCTAAGGAGCTAGAAAGTGTGATGAAGAGGGTGAGGGAAGCCCAGTCCACCATTGCTGCTGCTATAGAGCCAG tGGACACGAAGAAACGTTCCTCCAGCCGGTCTCGAAGGGCACGCCGGTCACGCTCCCGGTCACGCTCCCGTTCACACTCGAGGACGCGCAGGAAAAGGTCCAGATCGAAACACAG ACCGCCGCAGAGGTTGTGGCCGAGGGGTGACTCCCACAGTTCCCGAGGCAGCCACAAGAGGCGCTCACGCTCcagagacaggagacacagTCGAAGTCGCTCGAG GGGCTACAAGAGGAGGAGTAAGGATCGATCCCGGAGCCCTCGGAGGAAAGCCAGATCACCCTCATTTAAAAG AGGtaagaaagacaagaggagggaGCGCAGcagggacagaaaggactgcTCAGTATCCAGGAAGAGGAGCCGCAAGGACGAGGACAGGATAAAGAGCAAGGCCAGGCCGATGAAG GTGGAAAGGGACTgtggcagagaggaaaaggacGACTTCGACAGTGACAGGGAAGACTCGGTCACGCTCAGCGAGCACGTGATGTCATCACCCTGCGCCCAGCACAACGGCAGCTACAAGACTCACAATGCGGAGGATGCATCTGTGGGTGCGGACGGCACCAAGTGA